A single Sporosarcina sp. FSL W8-0480 DNA region contains:
- a CDS encoding MetS family NSS transporter small subunit, with translation MSGGAIFMMIVGILVIWGGLAGSIFWAVSKSRSRA, from the coding sequence ATGAGCGGTGGAGCTATATTCATGATGATAGTAGGAATCCTTGTCATTTGGGGAGGATTAGCGGGCAGCATATTTTGGGCAGTATCCAAATCAAGAAGCAGAGCGTAA
- a CDS encoding YutD family protein, protein MITINEYEYEYEIVREYREGFNEEALIARYSDVLSKYDYILGDWGYGQLRLKGFFEDRNSKATYETKISTLQDYIYEYCNFGCAYFVLKKVGKVKTQTTEQE, encoded by the coding sequence ATGATAACAATCAATGAATATGAATATGAATATGAAATTGTGAGGGAATACCGTGAAGGTTTCAATGAAGAAGCCTTAATCGCAAGGTATAGTGACGTATTGTCGAAATACGATTATATTTTGGGCGACTGGGGATATGGACAACTTCGTTTAAAAGGCTTTTTTGAGGATCGTAATTCAAAAGCGACCTATGAAACAAAAATAAGCACTTTGCAGGATTATATTTATGAATACTGTAATTTTGGTTGCGCCTATTTTGTCTTAAAGAAAGTCGGAAAGGTAAAAACTCAAACTACTGAACAGGAATAG
- a CDS encoding DUF86 domain-containing protein, with translation MYFIDRNKINETLSYMESLLELFEGHQKWNSDKVHALALQRIAHTVVESIIDVGNSMIDGFIMRDPGSYDDIIDIMEDEKVITTEMSVPLKKVLGLRTMIVREFVEVDNEEVESVLNETKEVIKTFPEKVRYYLENELGPVSAFSPTE, from the coding sequence TTGTACTTTATCGATCGCAATAAAATCAACGAAACACTATCATACATGGAAAGCCTTTTGGAGTTGTTCGAGGGGCATCAAAAATGGAATTCAGACAAAGTCCATGCATTGGCCCTTCAACGAATTGCCCATACAGTCGTTGAGTCAATCATCGATGTTGGTAACTCAATGATTGACGGATTTATCATGAGGGATCCTGGCAGCTACGATGACATCATCGATATTATGGAAGACGAGAAAGTCATTACAACCGAAATGTCCGTCCCGCTTAAAAAGGTCCTTGGACTTAGAACAATGATTGTCCGTGAATTTGTTGAAGTTGACAATGAAGAAGTTGAGTCAGTACTTAATGAAACAAAAGAAGTTATTAAGACTTTTCCAGAAAAAGTTCGTTATTATTTGGAGAATGAACTCGGTCCAGTTTCTGCGTTCAGCCCAACGGAGTAA
- a CDS encoding TIGR01457 family HAD-type hydrolase: protein MDRYKAICLDLDGTVYRGGKVIPEALNFIHELQNRGIEPFYITNNSSATTEQFQIKLLQLGIEARTDSIITSAVAAAKYCKEHFNGASVMMIGEEGLQAALMAEGFKLTTESPDVVIVGIDRGITYEKLANASLALRASAEFIATNGDKAFPTEKGLIPGNGSFVKLLETTTDKTATYVGKPEPHMLHFIQQKGFRKEEMIMIGDNYDTDIQAGIRFGIDTAYVEGGVTSADVVKEKAYQPTYLLRNLSEWNRSEPQ from the coding sequence ATGGATCGCTATAAAGCAATTTGCCTTGACCTTGATGGAACGGTATATAGAGGGGGCAAAGTGATTCCCGAGGCTTTGAACTTTATTCATGAACTTCAAAACAGAGGCATCGAACCTTTCTATATTACGAATAATTCATCCGCAACAACAGAACAGTTTCAAATTAAACTTCTTCAACTTGGCATTGAGGCGCGAACCGATTCCATAATAACTTCTGCGGTTGCTGCGGCAAAATATTGCAAGGAACATTTTAATGGGGCATCCGTAATGATGATCGGTGAAGAGGGACTTCAGGCTGCATTGATGGCTGAAGGGTTTAAACTGACCACGGAAAGTCCAGACGTTGTAATTGTCGGTATCGACCGCGGTATTACATATGAAAAATTGGCGAATGCAAGTTTAGCACTACGTGCCAGTGCAGAATTTATTGCAACGAATGGTGACAAAGCTTTCCCAACTGAAAAGGGCCTTATCCCGGGGAATGGTTCTTTTGTAAAGCTTCTTGAAACGACGACAGATAAAACAGCAACATATGTGGGAAAACCAGAACCTCATATGCTTCATTTCATCCAACAAAAGGGTTTTCGAAAAGAAGAAATGATCATGATCGGCGATAATTATGATACCGATATCCAAGCGGGTATACGTTTCGGTATCGACACAGCCTATGTTGAGGGTGGAGTGACAAGCGCTGATGTGGTAAAGGAAAAAGCCTATCAACCGACTTACCTATTGAGGAATTTAAGTGAATGGAATAGAAGTGAGCCGCAATAA
- a CDS encoding YuzB family protein — translation MNPIVEFCMSNLANGSQKTLEVLEKDPNIDVLEYGCLSYCTLCAQGLYALVNGEVVEADTPEELTEKIYQFIEENPLF, via the coding sequence GTGAATCCGATCGTAGAATTCTGCATGAGTAATCTTGCAAACGGTTCACAGAAAACATTGGAAGTGTTAGAAAAGGATCCAAATATAGATGTTCTTGAATATGGTTGTCTAAGTTATTGTACATTATGCGCTCAAGGTTTATACGCCTTAGTCAACGGGGAAGTTGTCGAGGCGGACACACCTGAGGAATTGACGGAAAAAATATATCAATTTATTGAGGAGAATCCGTTGTTCTAA